Proteins co-encoded in one Halorussus salinus genomic window:
- a CDS encoding DUF555 domain-containing protein: MNCRVVVEAAVPVYDVETPDEAVRIAISKTGELLNPDLNYVEINMGERSCPHCGEELEPAFIAADESLVALELEMTVFNVEREEHASRIARKEIGQRLENIPLTVLEVEVIEEDDDEESEAETDDGDDESEVETSDRDEDDEVLPEFEDLIE; the protein is encoded by the coding sequence ATGAACTGCAGAGTTGTCGTGGAAGCCGCGGTTCCGGTCTACGACGTGGAGACGCCGGACGAAGCAGTTCGGATCGCCATCTCGAAGACCGGCGAGTTGCTCAACCCCGACCTCAACTACGTCGAGATCAACATGGGCGAGCGGTCCTGCCCCCACTGCGGGGAGGAACTCGAACCGGCGTTCATCGCGGCCGACGAGAGTTTGGTCGCGCTCGAACTGGAGATGACTGTGTTCAACGTCGAGCGCGAGGAACACGCCTCGCGCATCGCCCGGAAGGAGATCGGCCAGCGTCTCGAAAACATCCCGCTGACCGTCCTCGAAGTCGAAGTCATCGAGGAGGACGACGACGAGGAATCCGAGGCCGAGACCGACGACGGCGACGACGAGTCCGAGGTCGAGACGAGCGACCGCGACGAAGACGACGAGGTCCTGCCGGAGTTCGAGGACCTCATCGAGTAA
- a CDS encoding UPF0058 family protein — protein sequence MKKQELIHLHGLLAEVGNYFEAENSTEIDFDEYESLGVRPTSIHKSKTDHKAAVFAMANAITSEMTEAEADEKVAAKAD from the coding sequence ATGAAGAAGCAGGAACTCATCCACCTTCACGGGCTGCTCGCGGAGGTCGGGAACTACTTCGAGGCGGAGAACAGCACGGAAATCGACTTCGACGAATACGAGTCTCTCGGCGTACGACCGACTTCTATTCATAAATCGAAAACCGACCACAAAGCAGCAGTATTCGCGATGGCAAACGCGATCACATCCGAGATGACCGAAGCCGAGGCGGACGAGAAAGTCGCCGCCAAGGCCGACTGA
- a CDS encoding translation initiation factor IF-2 subunit beta, whose protein sequence is MEGYDDHLERAMDETPDIEEGGDRFDVPDADVRQEGNVTVYENFQDTLDVLGRDEERVLKFLQDELGTSAHIDESGRARLTGEFGQRRIDEAIDEYADEFVVCPECGLPDTQLEREQGALLLRCEACGARSATSD, encoded by the coding sequence ATGGAAGGTTACGACGACCACCTCGAACGGGCGATGGACGAGACTCCCGACATCGAGGAGGGCGGCGACCGCTTCGACGTGCCCGACGCCGACGTGCGTCAAGAGGGCAACGTCACCGTCTACGAGAACTTCCAAGACACGCTCGACGTACTCGGCCGCGACGAGGAGCGCGTGCTGAAATTCCTCCAAGACGAATTAGGGACCAGCGCGCACATAGACGAGAGCGGCCGCGCGCGCCTGACCGGCGAGTTCGGCCAGCGGCGCATCGACGAGGCCATCGACGAGTACGCCGACGAGTTCGTCGTCTGTCCGGAGTGCGGTCTGCCCGACACGCAACTCGAACGAGAACAGGGCGCGCTGTTGTTGCGGTGCGAGGCGTGCGGTGCCCGCTCCGCGACCAGCGACTGA
- a CDS encoding DUF7836 family putative zinc-binding protein: MNETYVRLLCPECGKDWEASPDDLPDPTDTFHCPNCHASRRMSEFTRTERDLETLKQFK, from the coding sequence ATGAACGAAACGTACGTGCGGTTGCTCTGTCCGGAGTGTGGCAAGGACTGGGAAGCGTCGCCGGACGACCTGCCGGACCCCACCGACACGTTCCACTGCCCGAACTGTCACGCCTCGCGGCGGATGTCGGAGTTCACGCGGACCGAACGGGACTTGGAGACGCTCAAGCAGTTCAAGTAG